One Thalassospira marina DNA window includes the following coding sequences:
- a CDS encoding alpha/beta hydrolase gives MTTQSYTPDLSNGADNFYVSDAVTKEAVSFPTIYGGSVAGNLFRPKAAAANSRLPALVVGHPMGAVKEQSANLYAQKMADRGYVTLAIDLPFWGDSEGARNRVSPDMYAEAFNAAVDFLGTRDFVARDSIGAIGICGSGSFVISAAKIDPRIRAVATISMYDMGQANRNGLGKSVSVEDRKAIIAEAAQQRWVEAEGGELRYTSGSPHEITGNAIGDEFYDFYRTPRGAVIPTGQTADTTTHPTLSSNTKFMNFYPFEDIETISPRPMLFIAGATAHSKEFSEDAFERAGEPKELYWVEGAGHVDLYDRIDLIPFDKLESFFGQALSQAPQEM, from the coding sequence ATGACGACACAGTCTTACACACCCGATCTTTCAAACGGTGCCGACAATTTTTATGTAAGTGACGCCGTAACGAAAGAGGCCGTCAGCTTCCCGACGATTTACGGTGGTAGCGTTGCTGGAAACCTGTTTCGTCCAAAGGCGGCAGCCGCCAATAGCCGCCTGCCAGCCTTGGTTGTTGGTCATCCAATGGGGGCAGTCAAGGAACAGAGTGCCAATCTGTATGCGCAGAAAATGGCAGATCGCGGTTATGTGACGCTTGCGATTGATCTGCCGTTCTGGGGCGATAGCGAGGGGGCGCGAAACCGGGTATCGCCGGACATGTATGCTGAGGCCTTTAACGCGGCAGTCGATTTTCTGGGAACACGGGATTTTGTCGCCCGTGACAGCATTGGTGCTATCGGCATATGTGGCAGCGGAAGTTTTGTGATCAGCGCAGCCAAAATTGACCCGCGTATCCGTGCCGTTGCAACAATCAGCATGTACGATATGGGGCAGGCAAACCGCAATGGACTTGGCAAATCGGTTAGTGTTGAAGATCGCAAGGCCATAATTGCCGAGGCTGCCCAGCAGCGCTGGGTTGAAGCCGAAGGTGGCGAATTGCGTTATACCAGCGGCAGCCCCCACGAAATTACCGGGAATGCGATTGGTGATGAATTCTATGATTTTTATCGCACGCCGCGTGGCGCGGTGATCCCGACGGGTCAGACGGCCGATACCACAACGCACCCGACACTCAGCAGCAATACCAAGTTCATGAATTTCTATCCGTTCGAGGATATTGAAACGATCAGTCCGCGCCCGATGCTATTCATTGCAGGGGCGACAGCCCATTCCAAAGAATTTAGCGAAGACGCCTTTGAGCGCGCTGGTGAACCAAAGGAACTTTATTGGGTTGAAGGTGCAGGGCATGTCGATCTTTATGATCGCATTGATCTTATCCCCTTTGACAAGCTTGAAAGCTTTTTTGGGCAGGCGCTGTCGCAGGCTCCACAGGAAATGTGA